A stretch of the Bacillus licheniformis DSM 13 = ATCC 14580 genome encodes the following:
- the dltC gene encoding D-alanine--poly(phosphoribitol) ligase subunit 2 has translation MDFNQEVLSVLAEVCQDDIVKENPDIDIFEEGILDSFGTVELLLAFESHFNITVPITEFDRDAWNTPNQIIKQLNELR, from the coding sequence ATGGATTTTAATCAAGAAGTACTTTCAGTTTTAGCAGAGGTATGTCAGGACGATATCGTAAAGGAAAATCCGGATATTGATATATTCGAAGAGGGAATCCTCGATTCCTTCGGCACGGTGGAATTGCTGCTCGCATTCGAAAGCCATTTTAACATCACAGTGCCGATTACAGAGTTTGACCGGGATGCATGGAACACGCCAAATCAAATCATAAAGCAGCTGAATGAGTTGAGATAA
- the dltD gene encoding D-alanyl-lipoteichoic acid biosynthesis protein DltD, producing the protein MKKRFLFGPIILAFLLFFTAILIPNAWLTKLVPKDRVETSATELNPMMFQGMYLQGKALEDPKYLPIFGSSELSRLDAFHPSNYFKVNNQGFTPYLVGKGGSQSLIHAINFAAQSDQLKGKKIVFIISPQWFQKHGSDEAHFAPNFSALQAYDLVFNQNVDSGLKKKIIKRMLKFHAVKNDALLSALFKAELDQDKVALSLLTPPAKAYQSILEKKDIYYSMVEGDGPKRTISQDVKNKSWDELKQMAEKVGAKESRNNEFKISNGVYKKLKPKLKKLKGHNKKMNYAESVEFHDFHLMMDVLKESGAEPLFISVPVHGKFYDYTGFPKKGRTDFYKKIKKEIEQEGFQVADLTNHEYDPYFLKDTLHLGWKGWVYVDQEIEAFYKKSS; encoded by the coding sequence ATGAAAAAGCGTTTTTTATTCGGGCCAATCATCTTGGCATTTTTACTTTTTTTCACCGCGATCTTGATCCCAAATGCATGGCTGACAAAGCTGGTTCCTAAAGATCGCGTCGAAACTTCAGCTACAGAATTAAACCCGATGATGTTCCAGGGGATGTATCTTCAAGGCAAAGCGCTTGAAGACCCGAAATATCTGCCGATTTTCGGATCATCGGAATTGTCCCGGTTAGATGCATTCCATCCGTCTAACTATTTTAAAGTAAACAATCAAGGGTTCACGCCTTACCTGGTCGGAAAAGGCGGCTCACAGTCCTTGATTCACGCGATCAACTTTGCGGCGCAGTCTGATCAATTAAAGGGCAAGAAAATCGTTTTCATTATCTCTCCGCAGTGGTTTCAAAAACACGGCTCGGACGAAGCCCACTTTGCGCCGAACTTCTCGGCTTTGCAGGCATACGATCTTGTGTTCAATCAAAATGTCGATTCCGGGCTGAAGAAAAAAATCATCAAACGCATGCTTAAATTTCATGCAGTGAAAAATGACGCTCTGCTTTCAGCCCTTTTTAAAGCCGAGCTCGACCAGGACAAGGTGGCACTGTCTCTTCTGACGCCGCCGGCAAAAGCTTACCAAAGCATTCTGGAGAAAAAGGACATCTATTATTCCATGGTTGAAGGAGACGGACCGAAGCGGACCATTTCCCAAGATGTAAAAAACAAATCGTGGGATGAATTAAAACAGATGGCCGAAAAGGTCGGCGCCAAAGAATCCCGGAACAATGAGTTTAAAATCTCAAACGGCGTTTATAAGAAATTGAAGCCGAAGCTGAAAAAGCTTAAAGGCCATAATAAAAAGATGAACTATGCCGAGTCCGTCGAGTTCCACGATTTCCATCTCATGATGGATGTTTTGAAAGAATCCGGCGCAGAACCGCTGTTCATCTCGGTTCCGGTCCACGGCAAATTTTACGACTATACCGGCTTCCCTAAAAAAGGCCGGACGGATTTCTATAAAAAGATCAAAAAAGAAATCGAACAAGAGGGCTTTCAAGTTGCTGATTTAACGAATCATGAATATGATCCGTACTTCTTGAAAGATACGCTCCACCTTGGCTGGAAAGGCTGGGTTTACGTCGATCAGGAGATCGAAGCTTTTTATAAAAAGTCATCATAA
- a CDS encoding branched-chain amino acid aminotransferase, whose translation MTKQTISVQLSTAKKQKPEADKLEFGRTFTDHMFIMDYTAENGWHDPRIVPYQPIEMDPAAMVYHYGQSVFEGLKAYLSSEGRVLLFRPEKNFERLNKSNDRLCIPRVDPEIVLEGLKQLVQIDKEWIPQAEGTSLYIRPFIISTEPYLGVAPSNMYKMLIILSPVGSYYKEGIRPVKIAVESEFVRAVAGGTGNAKTAGNYAASLKAQEVAESKGFSQVLWLDGVEKKYIEEVGSMNIFFKISGEIVTPALNGSILEGITRNSVIHLLKQWGLSVTERKISVDELVQAHKDGLLEEAFGTGTAAVISPVGELIWKDESLVINNGQTGEIAKRLYQTITGIQKGALPDTFGWTVEVDKVSQSC comes from the coding sequence ATGACAAAACAAACGATCAGCGTACAGCTCAGTACAGCAAAAAAGCAAAAGCCAGAGGCTGACAAGCTCGAATTCGGCCGGACCTTTACCGACCACATGTTTATCATGGACTATACGGCTGAAAACGGCTGGCACGATCCGAGAATCGTTCCTTACCAGCCGATTGAAATGGACCCGGCTGCAATGGTTTACCACTACGGACAATCCGTTTTTGAAGGATTAAAAGCTTATTTATCAAGCGAAGGCAGAGTTCTTCTGTTCAGACCTGAAAAAAACTTCGAGAGACTCAATAAATCCAACGACCGCCTCTGCATTCCCCGGGTTGATCCTGAAATCGTTCTGGAAGGGCTGAAGCAGCTGGTTCAGATCGACAAGGAATGGATTCCTCAAGCTGAGGGGACATCCCTTTATATCCGTCCGTTCATTATTTCAACAGAACCGTACCTTGGCGTCGCCCCATCCAATATGTATAAAATGCTGATCATTTTATCGCCGGTCGGATCTTATTACAAAGAAGGCATCCGCCCTGTGAAAATTGCTGTTGAAAGCGAATTTGTCCGTGCTGTGGCAGGCGGTACAGGCAATGCAAAAACGGCCGGAAACTACGCTGCGAGCCTGAAGGCTCAGGAAGTTGCGGAAAGCAAAGGCTTCTCACAAGTGCTGTGGCTTGACGGAGTTGAAAAGAAATACATTGAAGAAGTAGGCAGCATGAACATCTTCTTCAAAATCAGCGGTGAAATTGTCACTCCGGCTCTAAACGGAAGCATTTTGGAAGGCATTACGAGAAACTCCGTCATCCATCTCTTAAAACAATGGGGACTCTCCGTAACCGAAAGAAAAATTTCAGTTGATGAACTGGTTCAGGCTCACAAAGACGGCCTGCTTGAGGAAGCATTCGGCACCGGAACCGCCGCTGTCATTTCCCCCGTCGGCGAGCTGATCTGGAAAGACGAAAGCCTTGTGATCAACAACGGTCAAACTGGAGAAATCGCCAAAAGGCTCTACCAAACGATCACCGGTATTCAAAAAGGCGCTTTGCCTGACACATTCGGCTGGACAGTTGAAGTTGATAAAGTAAGCCAGTCCTGCTAA